The following coding sequences lie in one Miscanthus floridulus cultivar M001 chromosome 9, ASM1932011v1, whole genome shotgun sequence genomic window:
- the LOC136482494 gene encoding uncharacterized protein isoform X2, translating into MQIPSRPIVRLLRRPNGAPSPAPMHRISPPSRSLLSSMASGAPRGWLPTLAQRVASVRAVLNPPVRHVSRFPHGSRNMAISSRVKGKELGKPDRRMDNEENRAAIEEFIAHYGEGGPANNDDGSKISMYGDEDVYRTIDPSGAVKDVGDGEDEKDQGVSKVSDDNAYEEFTDCEDNYPRDGSVRWTALRRSSHHDGSIYCTRGTFGSGWKNDYRIADRNETRLEAMMLSDPNKDCILVDGTCRWHRAQSMLQIFSVKLAKISVVDGPVQLYGYIAARDLVDPLLNYIVNIGRDDPITVEKGSLIETTGPKRGIELSCNVLIEYDMRIKTGEQEKGDLQLIDGVSIVDELLTSSNPWTNRIHGDCGAIDITQMCIDYAFEATVEVVISEVQSSFDLLLSCFTSGLHEEIRLFDGVIGKSLGLRRHVLAVRKGKCMDLKFKVGFGSDCCTEHCRSFEATNHGCSSEQIKMESALVLVKVTWSSLEYSLN; encoded by the exons ATGCAAATCCCCTCGCGCCCGATTGTTCGCCTCCTCCGACGCCCCAACGGCGCACCTTCTCCTGCCCCGATGCACCGCATCTCCCCTCCCTCGCGATCTCTCCTCTCCTCCATGGCTTCTGGTGCGCCTCGCGGGTGGCTACCGACGCTTGCCCAACGAGTTGCTTCAGTCAGGGCGGTGCTCAACCCTCCTGTTCGTCATGTTTCCCG GTTTCCCCATGGATCTCGGAACATGGCCATCAGCAGTAGAGTGAAAGGCAAGGAATTGGGTAAACCAGACAG ACGCATGGACAATGAAGAGAATAGGGCTGCAATTGAGGAGTTCATTGCTCATTATGGCGAAGGCGGTCCTGCCAACAATGACGATGGGAGCAAAATTTCCATgtacggtgatgaagatgtttatAGGACAATAGATCCCAGTGGAGCAGTCAAAGACGTAGGAGATGGTGAAGATGAAAAGGACCAAGGGGTCAGCAAGGTTAGTGATGACAATGCGTATGAAGAGTTCACTGACTGTGAAGATAACTATCCCCGTGacggttctgtccgttggacggCACTTAGAAGGAGCAGTCACCATGATGGTTCCATATACTGTACCAGGGGCACCTTTGGATCTGGCTGGAAAAATGATTATCGTATTGCAGACCGTAATGAGA CTCGGTTGGAGGCAATGATGTTATCGGATCCCAACAAAGATTGCATCCTGGTGGATGGAACTTGCAGATGGCATAGAGCACAGTCCATGTTGCAAATTTTCTCAGTAAAGTTGGCTAAAATTTCTGTGGTCGATGGCCCAGTACAGTTGTATGGATACATTGCGGCACGGGATCTTGTCGACCCATTACTTAATTATATTGTCAATATTGGCAGGGATGATCCCATCACTGTGGAGAAG GGCTCCCTCATTGAAACGACTGGCCCTAAACGAGGGATTGAATTGTCTTGCAATGTTTTAATTGAATATGACATGAGGATCAAGACAGGAGAACAGGAGAAAGGTGATCTACAGCTGATTGATGGTGTATCTATCGTTGATGAACTACTGACATCAAGTAACCCATGGACGAATCGCATTCATGGAGATTGTGGCGCAATTGACATAACTCAAATGTGCATTGATTATGCATTTGAGGCGACTGTAGAAGTTGTCATATCAGAAGTGCAGAGTAGCTTTGATTTGCTTCTCAGCTGTTTTACCAGTGGACTGCATGAGGAAATTCGGCTCTTTGATGGTGTGATTGGCAAGTCACTTGGGTTGAGGAGGCATGTGCTTGCTGTTAGGAAAGGGAAGTGTATGGATTTGAAGTTCAAGGTAGGCTTTGGGTCTGACTGTTGCACTGAACATTGCCGTTCCTTCGAAGCGACCAATCATGGATGTTCCAGTGAGCAAATAAAGATGGAGTCCGCTTTAGTCTTGGTGAAGGTGACTTGGTCGTCTTTGGAATATTCTCTAAATTGA
- the LOC136482494 gene encoding uncharacterized protein isoform X1, whose protein sequence is MQIPSRPIVRLLRRPNGAPSPAPMHRISPPSRSLLSSMASGAPRGWLPTLAQRVASVRAVLNPPVRHVSRFPHGSRNMAISSRVKGKELGKPDRCHLIPSAKDPIHTTKDNMIFVDKLFPITRRMDNEENRAAIEEFIAHYGEGGPANNDDGSKISMYGDEDVYRTIDPSGAVKDVGDGEDEKDQGVSKVSDDNAYEEFTDCEDNYPRDGSVRWTALRRSSHHDGSIYCTRGTFGSGWKNDYRIADRNETRLEAMMLSDPNKDCILVDGTCRWHRAQSMLQIFSVKLAKISVVDGPVQLYGYIAARDLVDPLLNYIVNIGRDDPITVEKGSLIETTGPKRGIELSCNVLIEYDMRIKTGEQEKGDLQLIDGVSIVDELLTSSNPWTNRIHGDCGAIDITQMCIDYAFEATVEVVISEVQSSFDLLLSCFTSGLHEEIRLFDGVIGKSLGLRRHVLAVRKGKCMDLKFKVGFGSDCCTEHCRSFEATNHGCSSEQIKMESALVLVKVTWSSLEYSLN, encoded by the exons ATGCAAATCCCCTCGCGCCCGATTGTTCGCCTCCTCCGACGCCCCAACGGCGCACCTTCTCCTGCCCCGATGCACCGCATCTCCCCTCCCTCGCGATCTCTCCTCTCCTCCATGGCTTCTGGTGCGCCTCGCGGGTGGCTACCGACGCTTGCCCAACGAGTTGCTTCAGTCAGGGCGGTGCTCAACCCTCCTGTTCGTCATGTTTCCCG GTTTCCCCATGGATCTCGGAACATGGCCATCAGCAGTAGAGTGAAAGGCAAGGAATTGGGTAAACCAGACAGGTGCCACCTCATCCCTTCAGCCAAAGATCCTATCCACACAACTAAAGATAATATGATTTTCGTTGACAAGCTTTTTCCCATCACCAGACGCATGGACAATGAAGAGAATAGGGCTGCAATTGAGGAGTTCATTGCTCATTATGGCGAAGGCGGTCCTGCCAACAATGACGATGGGAGCAAAATTTCCATgtacggtgatgaagatgtttatAGGACAATAGATCCCAGTGGAGCAGTCAAAGACGTAGGAGATGGTGAAGATGAAAAGGACCAAGGGGTCAGCAAGGTTAGTGATGACAATGCGTATGAAGAGTTCACTGACTGTGAAGATAACTATCCCCGTGacggttctgtccgttggacggCACTTAGAAGGAGCAGTCACCATGATGGTTCCATATACTGTACCAGGGGCACCTTTGGATCTGGCTGGAAAAATGATTATCGTATTGCAGACCGTAATGAGA CTCGGTTGGAGGCAATGATGTTATCGGATCCCAACAAAGATTGCATCCTGGTGGATGGAACTTGCAGATGGCATAGAGCACAGTCCATGTTGCAAATTTTCTCAGTAAAGTTGGCTAAAATTTCTGTGGTCGATGGCCCAGTACAGTTGTATGGATACATTGCGGCACGGGATCTTGTCGACCCATTACTTAATTATATTGTCAATATTGGCAGGGATGATCCCATCACTGTGGAGAAG GGCTCCCTCATTGAAACGACTGGCCCTAAACGAGGGATTGAATTGTCTTGCAATGTTTTAATTGAATATGACATGAGGATCAAGACAGGAGAACAGGAGAAAGGTGATCTACAGCTGATTGATGGTGTATCTATCGTTGATGAACTACTGACATCAAGTAACCCATGGACGAATCGCATTCATGGAGATTGTGGCGCAATTGACATAACTCAAATGTGCATTGATTATGCATTTGAGGCGACTGTAGAAGTTGTCATATCAGAAGTGCAGAGTAGCTTTGATTTGCTTCTCAGCTGTTTTACCAGTGGACTGCATGAGGAAATTCGGCTCTTTGATGGTGTGATTGGCAAGTCACTTGGGTTGAGGAGGCATGTGCTTGCTGTTAGGAAAGGGAAGTGTATGGATTTGAAGTTCAAGGTAGGCTTTGGGTCTGACTGTTGCACTGAACATTGCCGTTCCTTCGAAGCGACCAATCATGGATGTTCCAGTGAGCAAATAAAGATGGAGTCCGCTTTAGTCTTGGTGAAGGTGACTTGGTCGTCTTTGGAATATTCTCTAAATTGA